A region from the Lolium perenne isolate Kyuss_39 chromosome 4, Kyuss_2.0, whole genome shotgun sequence genome encodes:
- the LOC127348523 gene encoding uncharacterized protein has translation MALLGVQLLPGDILACILRRLAPRSLAASRCVCKGWRAIIDDCHLLRTDLLPLSLYGIFLMERWNPVLPKFFASPPLVQGKIAARLDYLDTDYEGYIYIVNHCNGLLLLWERVVNPATRQWVILPSPPPRRAGMEKFFDDRCLVFDPTISPHYEVLHIPYVPPMAGSTAMFADESEWPPSRYPIQVFSSNTWRWEERLFVRRGEAAGTIAAMKSDGQHKHRYAVYWKGAVYVHAQNDSIIRIILSDGEYEVVKSPTDTKMEGHVDLYLGKSEKGVYCALTCSWQKRIQVWLLTESCGKLEWILKNDIGLVPMFEHFSGDFQDEHSTPWILNIGSFDEHSKEAHAEDKLEWSFENGIVLEAGHKTEWDYRSEDIHFLGFHPCKEVVFLWLSEERVVAYQLSSSKVQYLGKLSLHCLRYSFPYTPCWTGELVGHN, from the exons ATGGCTTTGTTGGGAGTGCAGCTGCTACCGGGCGACATCCTCGCTTGCATCCTCCGCCGTCTCGCACCCCGTAGTCTCGCCGCGTCCCGCTGCGTCTGCAAGGGCTGGCGCGCCATTATCGACGATTGTCACCTGCTGCGCACAGACCTACTCCCGCTATCCCTCTACGGGATCTTCCTCATGGAACGGTGGAATCCGGTTCTCCCGAAATTCTTCGCGAGCCCGCCGCTGGTACAAGGCAAAATCGCTGCCAGGCTCGACTACCTGGACACGGACTATGAGGGTTATATTTATATTGTGAATCACTGCAATGGTCTCCTTTTGCTTTGGGAGAGGGTGGTTAATCCTGCGACACGACAATGGGTGATTTTGCCTTCGCCCCCACCCCGACGTGCCGGGATGGAGAAATTCTTCGATGATAGGTGCCTCGTTTTTGACCCTACCATCTCTCCGCACTACGAGGTGCTTCATATTCCTTACGTTCCCCCCATGGCTGGGAGCACGGCGATGTTCGCGGATGAATCGGAGTGGCCGCCCTCTCGATATCCAATACAAGTCTTCTCTTCAAATACATGGAGATGGGAGGAGAGGTTGTTTGTCCGGAGAGGGGAGGCTGCAGGGACCATTGCCGCCATGAAATCAGATGGGCAACACAAGCATCGTTATGCTGTCTATTGGAAAGGAGCGGTTTATGTGCACGCACAAAATGACTCCATTATACG CATTATCTTGTCGGATGGTGAGTATGAAGTGGTCAAATCACCAACAGACACTAAAATGGAAGGGCATGTTGATCTTTATCTAGGAAAATCGGAGAAGGGAGTGTACTGTGCTTTAACTTGTAGTTGGCAGAAACGAATTCAAGTATGGTTGCTTACGGAATCGTGCGGCAAACTGGAGTGGATTTTGAAGAATGATATCGGACTTGTGCCAATGTTCGAACATTTTTCAGGGGACTTTCAAGATGAACACTCCACACCGTGGATCTTAAATATAGGTAGTTTTGATGAACATTCTAAGGAAGCACATGCAGAAGATAAATTGGAATGGAGCTTTGAAAATGGTATTGTCCTCGAGGCTGGCCACAAGACTGAATGGGACTATAGGAGTGAAGACATCCATTTTCTTGGATTTCATCCATGCAAAGAGGTTGTGTTCTTGTGGTTATCGGAAGAAAGAGTAGTTGCTTATCAATTGAGTAGCTCGAAAGTTCAATACTTGGGAAAGTTAAGCTTACACTGTTTAAGATATTCCTTTCCATATACTCCATGTTGGACAGGAGAGTTAGTTGGACATAATTAA
- the LOC139839045 gene encoding uncharacterized protein, translating to MDTLLKDGAPRINKNFVSWFMEKRNVDMIDELKCVSQGCSCEVTKYEKYDVNGFRFHTETHQKGRANPKTINTGVFTKGANNFDYYGRLQSVYELTFNRTNVQLNFVVFKCHWFDPIGGQRSDKSIGLVEVKPSTTYSGADVFVVAHQAKQVYYLPYPCQKAELKGWEVVFQVSPHGNLPIPSDDDYNNIDPPEFEAAYEACNEVYQQAAAQWNRQNTAYMAYIGEMMISMSTAAEPNGHGYAEGIAVGV from the exons ATGGACACTCTACTGAAAGATGGTGCTCCCAGAATTAATAAAAACTTTGTGTCATGGTTcatggaaaaa agaaacgttgatatgatagatgagttgaaatgtgtttcccaaggttgtagcTGTGAGGTGActaagtatgagaagtatgatgtgaatgggtttcgcttccacacagagacgcaccagaagggccgggcgaatcccaaaacgataaatactggggtcttcaccaaaggagccaacaactttgattactacggaaggttacaaagtgtatacgagttgacattcaatcgtacgaacgtgcaactcaatttcgtcgtgttcaagtgtcattggttcgacccaataggtggacagagaagtgataagtccattgggttagttgaagttaagccttcaaccacctatagcggagccgatgtctttgttgtggctcaccaagccaagcaagtttattatttgccctacccatgccagaaagcggaactcaagggttgggaagtcgtcttccaggtatcgccacatggtaacctaccgattccctccgaCGATGATTACAACAATATTGACCCC cctgagttCGAGGCAGCCTACGAAGCCTGTAATGAAGTGTACCAGCAGGCCGCTGCGCAGTGGAATAGGCAGAATACAGCCTACATGGCGTATATAGGA gaaATGATGATTTCTATGTCTACTG CTGCCGAACCAAATGGCCACGGCTACGCCGAGGGAATTGCCGTCGGCGTATAG